From Oncorhynchus mykiss isolate Arlee chromosome 25, USDA_OmykA_1.1, whole genome shotgun sequence, a single genomic window includes:
- the LOC110505493 gene encoding cdc42 effector protein 2, with product MPLTTSLYRKPASARWSRRTQKRREVLSVNMISLPLADFRHVSHIGNNDHSDSFGDLSFLKGGNSLVLQSSQSEQNLLLACYPPPKPLRLNLDEATESPEWTRAHMSHSASERRKKCSSLPLLDSEEGEGNGEMEGRVSPSHRVMVSSPSPARGSLSSGRDGDSTQTCSEDTQQLDEVDNSFSFSLDLGPSILDDVLQVMDRLHY from the coding sequence ATGCCGCTGACGACGTCTCTGTACCGTAAGCCAGCCTCGGCCCGCTGGTCCAGAAGGACACAGAAGCGCAGGGAGGTGCTCTCTGTCAACATGATCAGCCTCCCATTGGCCGACTTCCGCCATGTTTCCCACATCGGGAACAACGACCACAGCGACAGCTTCGGGGACCTGTCCTTTCTGAAGGGGGGCAACAGCCTGGTGCTGCAAAGCTCTCAGAGTGAGCAGAACCTCTTGCTGGCCTGCTACCCTCCACCCAAACCCTTACGCCTTAACCTGGACGAGGCCACGGAGAGCCCCGAGTGGACCAGGGCCCACATGAGCCACAGTGcctcagagaggaggaagaagtgCAGCTCCTTGCCCCTGCTGGACAGCGAGGAGGGTGAGGGGAATGGGGAGATGGAGGGCAGGGTTAGCCCCAGCCACAGGGTCATGGTCAGCAGCCCCAGTCCTGCCCGTGGCAGCCTGAGTTCTGGCCGGGATGGAGACTCCACTCAGACCTGCTCTGAGGACACGCAGCAGCTGGATGAGGTGGACAATAGCTTCTCCTTCAGCCTGGACCTGGGCCCCTCCATCCTGGACGACGTGCTGCAGGTCATGGACAGGCTCCACTATTAG